Proteins encoded within one genomic window of Oncorhynchus mykiss isolate Arlee chromosome 27, USDA_OmykA_1.1, whole genome shotgun sequence:
- the ssr3 gene encoding translocon-associated protein subunit gamma isoform X1 has protein sequence MAPKGSSKQQSEEDLLLQDFSRNLSAKSTALFYGNALIVSAIPIWLFWRIWHMDLVQSAVLYGVMTLVSTYLVAFAYKNVKFVLKHKVAQKREDAVSKEVTRKLSEADNRKMSRKEKDERILWKKNEVADYEATTFSIFYNNTLFLVLVIIASFFLLKNFNPTVNYILSISASSGLIALLSTGSK, from the exons ATGGCACCCAAAGGTAGCAGCAAACAGCAATCCGAGGAAGACCTACTCCTGCAGGACTTCAGCCGAAACCTGTCTGCAAAGTCCACCGCGCTTTTCTACGGAAATGCGCTAATCGTGTCCGCAATTCCAATTT GGCTGTTCTGGAGAATCTGGCACATGGACCTGGTCCAGTCAGCGGTCCTGTATGGAGTCATGACACTGGTCAGCACCTACCTGGTGGCCTTCGCCTATAAGAATGTCAAGTTTGTCCTCAAACACAA AGTTGCCCAGAAGCGAGAGGATGCCGTCTCCAAGGAGGTGACCAGGAAACTGTCTGAGGCTGACAATCGCAAGATGTCTCGTAAAGAGAAGGATGAGAG GATCCTGTGGAAGAAGAACGAGGTAGCTGACTATGAGGCCACCACCTTCTCTATCTTCTATAACAACACTCTGTTCCTGGTCCTCGTCATCATCGCCTCCTTCTTCCTGCTGAAGAACTTCAACCCCACCGT TAACTACATCCTATCCATCAGTGCCTCATCTGGCCTCATCGCCCTGCTGTCCACTGGATCCAagtaa
- the ssr3 gene encoding translocon-associated protein subunit gamma (The RefSeq protein has 2 substitutions, 1 frameshift compared to this genomic sequence) — MASKGSSKQQSEEDLLLQDFSRNLSAKSTALFYGNALIVSAIPIWLFWRIWHMDLVQSAVLYGVMTLVSTYLVAFAYKNVKFVLKHKVAQKREDAVSKEVTRKLSEADNRKMSRKEKDERILWKKNEVADYEATTFSIFYNNTLFLVLVIIASFFLLKNFNPPVNYILSISASSGLIALLSTGSK, encoded by the exons ATGGCACCCAAAGGTAGCAGCAAACAGCAATCCGAGGAAGACCTACTCCTGCAGGACTTCAGCCGAAACCTGTCTGCAAAGTCCACCGCGCTTTTCTACGGAAATGCGCTAATCGTGTCCGCAATTCCAATTT GGCTGTTCTGGAGAATCTGGCACATGGACCTGGTCCAGTCAGCGGTCCTGTATGGAGTCATGACACTGGTCAGCACCTACCTGGTGGCCTTCGCCTATAAGAATGTCAAGTTTGTCCTCAAACACAA AGTTGCCCAGAAGCGAGAGGATGCCGTCTCCAAGGAGGTGACCAGGAAACTGTCTGAGGCTGACAATCGCAAGATGTCTCGTAAAGAGAAGGATGAGAG GATCCTGTGGAAGAAGAACGAGGTAGCTGACTATGAGGCCACCACCTTCTCTATCTTCTATAACAACACTCTGTTCCTGGTCCTCGTCATCATCGCCTCCTTCTTCCTGCTGAAGAACTTCAACCCCACCGT TAACTACATCCTATCCATCAGTGCCTCATCTGGCCTCATCGCCCTGCTGTCCACTGGATCCAagtaaagga ga